A genomic region of Trifolium pratense cultivar HEN17-A07 linkage group LG3, ARS_RC_1.1, whole genome shotgun sequence contains the following coding sequences:
- the LOC123914648 gene encoding uncharacterized protein LOC123914648: MAHRTLADAMELMAAAMAQEAVSRTADRAAQEARRGGEDELRLERFMNNKPPIFKGGYDLDGAKIWLEGIERIFGAMRCQDEHKVLLGGYVLHDEAGHWWGNAKQRLEAVGAVGAVITWARFKREFLTKYFPADERNRKVIEFMELKQGNMSVSEYAAKFGDLCRFAPHYNTLEAEEDKCVKFENGLRPEIKMLIGFNEIRNFPMLVNKSRICDKDSRAKTNYYKAVNEKRGRDMGRGKPYGRGGGRKPDESGPSGGRGGGAGNCSICGVPGHRFFECPKKDGRCYKCGDPGHKADQCKKGVICFNCKEPGHKSNVCKKSRAAGGKVFALDGGDVEADNLIRGTCFINNTPLSAIIDTGATHSFISSDCVKRLNLKVENIPGSMVIETPGSGSVVTTLVCLDCPVTVFGRHFGMDLICIPLRNMDVIFGMNWLEFNRVHINCCKKTVLFPRPEPELCSKLMCCREVARSVKAQDDVFAMFASLRVEEKMTFWIYHLRGKLNFPST, from the exons ATGGCGCATAGAACACTTGCGGATGCAATGGAGTTGATGGCTGCTGCCATGGCTCAGGAAGCTGTCAGTAGGACTGCTGACAGGGCAGCACAAGAAGCGAGGAGAGGCGGAGAGGATGAGCTGAGGCTCGAAAGGTTCATGAACAACAAACCGCCGATCTTCAAAGGTGGATATGATCTGGATGGTGCTAAAATTTGGTTGGAGGGCATCGAAAGAATTTTTGGAGCCATGCGTTGTCAAGATGAGCATAAGGTTTTGCTCGGTGGTTATGTTCTCCACGATGAAGCTGGTCATTGGTGGGGAAATGCGAAGCAAAGATTGGAAGCTGTTGGAGCTGTTGGAGCCGTGATTACTTGGGCTCGTTTCAAAAGAGAATTTCTTACAAAGTACTTTCCTGCGGATGAGAGAAACCGCAAAGTGAttgaattcatggagttgaagcAGGGTAACATGTCTGTGTCCGAATATGCTGCAAAGTTCGGAGATTTATGTCGTTTTGCTCCGCACTACAACACCTTGGAAGCGGAGGAAGACAAGTGTGTAAAATTTGAGAACGGTTTGAGGCCGGAGATCAAGATGTTGATTGGGTTTAATGAGATTAGGAACTTCCCAATGTTAGTGAACAAAAGCCGAATTTGTGATAAAGATAGTCGAGCCAAGACTAATTATTACAAAGCGGTTAATGAAAAGAGAGGAAGAGATATGGGAAGGGGAAAACCATATGGCCGTGGAGGAGGTAGGAAACCCGATGAAAGTGGTCCTAGTGGTGGACGAGGTGGAGGTGCTGGTAATTGTTCTATTTGTGGAGTGCCGGGACACCGTTTCTTCGAGTGCCCGAAGAAAGATGGAAGATGTTACAAATGTGGGGATCCTGGTCACAAGGCGGATCAATGCAAGAAAGGagttatttgttttaattgcaaAGAGCCGGGTCACAAGAGCAACGTATGCAAGAAGTCGAGGGCGGCCGGAGGAAAAGTGTTTGCCTTAGACGGTGGTGATGTGGAAGCTGACAACTTGATCAGAGGTACGTGCTTTATCAATAATACTCCTCTATCTGCTATTATTGATACGGGTGCTACCCATTCGTTTATTTCCTCGGATTGTGTTAAGAGGTTGAACCTTAAGGTAGAGAATATACCGGGGAGCATGGTTATAGAAACGCCGGGTAGTGGTTCCGTAGTTACTACCCTTGTATGTTTGGACTGTCCCGTAACGGTGTTTGGTCGACACTTTGGCATGGATTTGATTTGTATTCCTTTGCGTAATATGGATGTTATTTTTGGTATGAACTGGTTAGAATTTAATCGAGTTCATATCAACTGCTGTAAGAAGACTGTGTTGTTTCCGAGGCCAGAGCCAGAGTTGTGTTCGAAGCTTATGTGTTGTCGGGAAGTGGCAAGATCTGTGAAAGCTCAAGATGATGTGTTTGCTATGTTTGCATCGTTGAGAGTGGAAGAGAAG ATGACATTTTGGATTTACCACCTGAGAGGGAAGTTGAATTTTCCATCGACATAG
- the LOC123914649 gene encoding uncharacterized protein LOC123914649 has translation MAAARTNAQIAEALATLTILVARDNDPGRDSEKRLERFMSHKPTLFTGGYNPEGAIKWIEELEIIFEAMGCTEENKTVLGTYVLREEANVWWKNVKLRIGLEGFAIMWEVFKREFLRKYFPADVKNKKVLEFMELKQGNLSVAEYSAKKGFVMRIARPRPTTIRL, from the exons atggctgctgctaggaccaacgctcagatcGCAGAAGCTTTGGCTACGTTGACTATTTTAGTGGCAAGGGATAATGACCCTGGAAGGGATAgcgagaaaagattggaaaggtttatgtcacATAAACCGACTTTGTTTACCGGAGGGTACAACCCGGAGGGAGCTATCAAGTGGATCGAGGAATTAGAGATTATCTTCGAAGCCATGGGATGCACAGAGGAAAACAAGACTGTTTTGGGGACGTATGTGCTAAGAGAGGAGGCAAACGTCTGGTGGAAGAATGTCAAGCTGAGAATTGGATTGGAAGGTTTTGCTATTATGTGGGAAGTTTTCAAACGGGAATTCTTGAGGAAGTATTTcccggctgatgtgaagaacaagaaagtgctTGAGTTTATGGAACTCAAACAAGGAAATCTATCGGTCGCTgagtattcggctaa gaAAGGATTTGTGATGAGGATAGCAAggccaagaccaactactataaggctCTGA